In a single window of the Natronosalvus caseinilyticus genome:
- a CDS encoding alpha/beta hydrolase, whose protein sequence is MSGTPTPNAGDDPHGDQPVEHAGADLEDASAAMILVHGRGARASGMLELAAQFDRDDVAYLAPQAARGTWYPQSFLAPIESNEPYLTSALGLLESTLETANESVPAERTILAGFSQGGCLASEFAARNAREYGGVVAFSGGLIGPEGTPREYDGSLEGTPAFFGCSDQDPHIPLERVHESVSVYEDLGADVTERIYEGMGHTIIDDEIEFVREIVDDAADQ, encoded by the coding sequence ATGAGTGGAACGCCGACCCCGAACGCCGGCGACGACCCGCACGGCGACCAACCCGTCGAGCACGCCGGCGCCGACCTCGAGGACGCCAGTGCCGCGATGATCCTCGTCCACGGTCGCGGCGCCCGCGCTTCGGGCATGCTCGAACTGGCTGCCCAGTTCGACCGCGACGACGTGGCCTACCTCGCGCCCCAGGCCGCCCGCGGGACCTGGTACCCCCAGTCGTTTCTCGCCCCGATCGAGTCAAACGAGCCGTACCTGACCTCGGCGCTCGGCCTGCTCGAGTCGACGCTCGAGACCGCGAACGAGTCGGTCCCGGCCGAACGGACGATCCTGGCCGGCTTCTCCCAGGGTGGCTGTCTCGCCAGCGAGTTCGCCGCCCGGAACGCCCGCGAGTACGGCGGCGTCGTCGCATTCTCCGGCGGGCTGATCGGGCCCGAGGGAACCCCGCGGGAGTACGACGGCTCACTCGAGGGAACGCCAGCGTTCTTCGGGTGTAGCGACCAGGATCCCCACATCCCGCTCGAGCGGGTGCACGAGTCCGTTTCGGTCTACGAGGACCTGGGTGCCGACGTCACGGAGCGAATTTACGAGGGGATGGGCCACACGATCATCGACGACGAGATTGAATTCGTTCGCGAAATTGTCGACGACGCGGCCGACCAGTAG
- a CDS encoding carbohydrate ABC transporter permease has translation MDFDIRRTLTRLSRGRRRAAGSDENRTDDRPVRTDGGASSASTSASASTSGHTSRWTRLRHSEAVQAIPFWLPPALLMGLFVYGAIGWNLLISLTDWSSLLGPDYTDLSLEMYRQMPDDPSFVAAFRNTIVLLVAFTGVSLAIGLVLAILVDQNIRFENTFRTIYLLPMALSFVVTAIFWAWMYNPTTGTINVVLRGLGLDFLTRNWIGNPDTRLAAIIFALTWQFSGYAMVVYLAGLRAIPDAHYEAAKVDGASTFRMYLRVIVPQLSAATTSAAVVLMVFALKAFDFIFVMFGNNPGRSADILAVMMFRVAFSRSQWAYGAAVATVLFLLALAVVGPYLYLQYRRGDL, from the coding sequence ATGGATTTTGACATACGACGAACACTGACCCGTCTTTCCCGCGGGCGTCGTCGAGCGGCGGGTTCCGACGAGAACCGAACCGACGACCGACCCGTCCGGACTGACGGCGGCGCCTCGAGCGCGAGCACGAGTGCGAGCGCAAGCACAAGCGGACACACCAGTCGCTGGACCCGACTCCGTCACAGCGAGGCCGTGCAGGCGATTCCGTTCTGGCTCCCGCCGGCATTGCTGATGGGGTTGTTCGTGTACGGAGCGATCGGCTGGAACCTGCTCATCTCGCTGACAGACTGGAGCAGTCTGCTGGGGCCCGATTACACGGACCTGTCGCTCGAGATGTACCGCCAGATGCCGGACGATCCGTCGTTCGTGGCAGCGTTCCGGAACACGATCGTCCTGCTGGTCGCGTTTACGGGCGTTTCACTCGCGATTGGACTCGTCCTGGCGATTCTCGTCGATCAGAACATCCGCTTCGAGAACACGTTCCGGACGATTTACCTGCTGCCGATGGCGCTGTCGTTCGTCGTCACGGCCATCTTCTGGGCGTGGATGTACAACCCGACCACGGGGACGATCAACGTCGTTCTCCGGGGGCTCGGGCTCGACTTCCTCACGAGAAACTGGATCGGTAACCCGGATACCAGGCTCGCGGCGATCATCTTCGCGCTGACCTGGCAGTTCAGCGGCTACGCGATGGTCGTCTACCTGGCTGGGCTCCGGGCGATCCCGGACGCTCACTACGAGGCGGCGAAAGTCGACGGGGCCAGTACGTTCCGCATGTACTTGCGCGTCATCGTCCCCCAGTTGAGCGCGGCGACGACGTCCGCGGCGGTCGTGTTGATGGTCTTCGCGCTGAAGGCGTTCGACTTCATCTTCGTCATGTTCGGGAACAATCCCGGTCGATCGGCGGACATCCTCGCAGTCATGATGTTCCGGGTAGCCTTCTCCCGGAGCCAGTGGGCGTACGGGGCCGCGGTCGCGACCGTACTCTTCTTGCTGGCGCTCGCCGTCGTTGGGCCGTACCTGTACCTGCAGTACAGACGAGGTGATCTCTGA
- a CDS encoding ABC transporter substrate-binding protein, with product MGNQNGVTRRRYLVTTGAIGTAALAGCADDEEGNGNGNATGNGDGNGNGGGDGDLEIVHWWTAGGEEEAFNALVDGYDENTDYTANPNPAPGGAGSSIDAAIQTRVIDEEPPGTFQIWPGEALRTYTDADALEPVGDFYEDGAQDAYLDSVVEAATIDGDVVSVPINIHRLNNIFYNVEVLDDAGVDVESIDGPEGLLEAFETVDGAGYVGMAQQTAEPWGTLQLWEVVFTGQHGVDTFQQFLDGNAADLESEINESLSLVADYSEYFNEDASTVSWDEANNAVITGDAAFHHNGDWAAGEYQTAEDFEYGEGWDYAAFPGTEGVYTLVMDSFVMPTNNPTPDATEAWIEYCSTVDAQERFNPAKGSIPPRTDVPTDEFPPFLQDQMSAFQDSDEQITSIAHGSGLQPAQASEVQEAFAVFTDNWDPDETTQELINIF from the coding sequence ATGGGAAACCAGAACGGAGTTACTCGTCGACGGTATCTGGTGACGACTGGGGCGATCGGTACCGCTGCCCTCGCGGGTTGTGCGGACGACGAGGAGGGGAATGGAAACGGGAACGCCACCGGAAACGGGGACGGGAACGGGAACGGAGGTGGCGACGGCGACCTCGAGATCGTCCACTGGTGGACCGCGGGCGGCGAAGAGGAAGCGTTCAACGCACTCGTGGATGGGTACGACGAGAACACGGACTACACGGCCAATCCGAATCCGGCACCCGGTGGCGCCGGTTCGTCTATCGACGCCGCGATCCAGACGCGCGTGATCGACGAGGAGCCGCCGGGAACGTTCCAGATCTGGCCGGGCGAGGCACTCCGGACCTACACGGACGCCGACGCGCTCGAGCCGGTCGGCGACTTCTACGAGGACGGCGCTCAGGACGCCTACCTCGACAGCGTCGTGGAGGCGGCCACCATCGACGGCGACGTCGTCTCGGTCCCGATCAACATCCACCGGCTGAACAACATCTTCTACAACGTCGAGGTGCTCGACGACGCCGGTGTCGACGTCGAGAGTATCGACGGCCCCGAGGGGCTGCTCGAGGCGTTCGAGACGGTCGACGGCGCGGGTTACGTCGGCATGGCCCAGCAGACCGCGGAGCCGTGGGGCACCCTCCAGCTGTGGGAGGTCGTCTTCACCGGCCAGCACGGCGTCGACACGTTCCAGCAGTTCCTCGACGGTAATGCGGCCGACCTCGAGAGCGAGATCAACGAGTCGCTCTCGCTGGTCGCCGACTACAGCGAGTACTTCAACGAGGACGCCTCCACGGTCTCCTGGGACGAGGCCAACAACGCCGTGATCACCGGCGACGCCGCGTTCCACCACAACGGCGACTGGGCGGCCGGCGAGTACCAGACCGCCGAGGACTTCGAGTACGGCGAGGGCTGGGACTACGCCGCCTTCCCCGGCACCGAAGGCGTCTACACGCTCGTGATGGACTCGTTCGTCATGCCGACGAACAATCCCACGCCGGACGCGACCGAAGCGTGGATCGAGTACTGTTCGACGGTCGACGCCCAGGAGCGGTTCAACCCGGCGAAGGGGTCGATTCCGCCGCGAACTGATGTCCCGACCGACGAGTTCCCGCCGTTCCTCCAGGACCAGATGTCGGCCTTCCAGGATTCCGACGAACAGATCACGTCGATCGCTCACGGGAGCGGGCTCCAGCCGGCCCAGGCGAGCGAGGTCCAAGAGGCGTTCGCGGTCTTCACGGACAACTGGGACCCGGACGAGACCACCCAGGAACTCATCAACATCTTCTGA
- a CDS encoding RDD family protein, whose amino-acid sequence MDRKRHNYAGVLERGLALLLDGIITFVLLLAVLLPLLFVLQPESPESAEALGGFVGVVGSAVYYVGTEAKWGATGGKMVIGLRVVNRHGEKCSPGEAIIRNITKLLGSGTLLAVIVAIILILSSEDNQRLGDMMADTMVVRD is encoded by the coding sequence ATGGATCGAAAACGCCATAATTATGCTGGGGTTCTCGAGCGCGGCCTCGCGTTGCTTCTCGATGGTATCATCACATTCGTGCTCCTGCTTGCAGTCTTACTCCCACTGCTATTCGTCCTCCAGCCCGAATCCCCGGAATCGGCTGAAGCGCTGGGAGGGTTCGTCGGGGTCGTCGGAAGTGCCGTGTACTACGTGGGGACTGAAGCAAAGTGGGGTGCAACGGGCGGGAAGATGGTCATCGGTCTGCGAGTGGTCAATCGACACGGCGAGAAGTGTTCACCTGGAGAGGCTATCATACGGAATATCACAAAGCTCCTCGGATCGGGGACACTTCTGGCGGTCATCGTTGCCATTATCCTCATTCTCTCGTCAGAAGATAACCAGCGCCTCGGGGATATGATGGCAGACACGATGGTCGTTCGAGACTAA
- a CDS encoding AGE family epimerase/isomerase, with translation MNIYRTRAGLFHQFRDVLQFYYPAMIDTAVGGYAAQVDEQDGYVYDARTRHLVAAARGIHNFSLGVLEDGPDWCWYAAEHGLQFLSNVHWDDEHGGYDWMLDGREPADCTRYCYGHAFVLLAGARAHQAGITGGRAELERAFDVLEERFYEPEHGLYADRATPDWDSLSPYRGQNANMHACEALLAAYEATGEERYLERAYTVADRFTREVTSATDGLLWEHYTETWEPDLAYNEDQPAHQFRPPGYQPGHHAEWAKLLALLAEHRSEGWLLERARELFDAAVDLGWDDEHGGLYYTVEDDGTPIVGDKYGWVHTEAIGASALLSRFDDAYAEWYDRLWAYSREHLINPTYGNWYARLTRAHEHDDPNHGPAVEPGYHPLTNCWVAMRALEADSPAFGTS, from the coding sequence ATGAATATCTATCGCACTCGAGCCGGCCTGTTCCACCAGTTCCGGGACGTCTTGCAGTTCTACTACCCCGCAATGATCGACACCGCGGTGGGCGGCTACGCCGCCCAGGTCGACGAGCAGGACGGCTACGTCTACGACGCGCGGACGAGACACCTCGTCGCCGCGGCCCGCGGCATCCACAACTTTAGCCTGGGCGTCCTCGAGGACGGGCCCGACTGGTGTTGGTACGCCGCTGAACACGGCCTCCAGTTCCTCTCGAACGTCCACTGGGACGACGAGCACGGGGGATACGACTGGATGCTCGACGGTCGCGAGCCGGCCGACTGCACCCGCTACTGTTACGGACACGCGTTCGTCCTGCTCGCTGGGGCGCGGGCCCACCAGGCCGGTATCACCGGCGGTCGCGCGGAACTCGAGCGCGCGTTCGACGTGCTCGAGGAGCGGTTCTACGAGCCCGAGCACGGGTTGTACGCCGACCGAGCGACGCCCGACTGGGACTCGCTGTCGCCCTACCGCGGGCAGAACGCGAACATGCACGCCTGTGAGGCGCTGCTCGCGGCCTACGAGGCCACCGGCGAGGAGCGATACCTCGAGCGGGCGTACACGGTCGCCGATCGGTTCACCCGCGAGGTGACGAGCGCGACCGACGGTCTGCTCTGGGAGCACTACACCGAGACATGGGAACCGGATCTCGCGTACAACGAGGACCAGCCGGCCCACCAGTTCCGGCCGCCCGGCTACCAGCCGGGACACCACGCCGAGTGGGCGAAGTTGCTCGCGTTGCTCGCCGAACATCGGTCGGAGGGGTGGCTCCTCGAGCGCGCCAGAGAACTGTTCGACGCCGCGGTCGACCTCGGGTGGGACGACGAGCACGGCGGGCTCTACTACACGGTCGAGGACGACGGCACCCCCATCGTCGGGGACAAGTACGGCTGGGTGCACACGGAGGCCATCGGCGCGAGCGCGCTGTTGAGCCGGTTCGACGACGCGTACGCCGAGTGGTACGATCGCCTCTGGGCGTACTCGCGCGAGCACCTGATCAACCCGACGTACGGCAACTGGTACGCACGGCTCACGCGCGCTCACGAGCACGACGATCCGAACCACGGACCCGCGGTCGAACCGGGCTACCACCCGCTGACGAACTGCTGGGTCGCGATGCGGGCGCTCGAAGCCGATTCGCCGGCGTTCGGTACCAGTTAG
- a CDS encoding Gfo/Idh/MocA family protein codes for MELGVLSTAGIAQKALLPAIDSSEHHVGAIASRNAGRAESVAEEYGVPRSYGTYDDLLADSNLDAVYVPLPNALHGEWTKRAADAGLHVLCEKPLAADANEAREVVAHCDDQGVVLMEAFMYRYHPRTERAIELAREALEDVRSVTASFTFSLRGDPDDVRLNPDLAGGSLMDVGCYPVSAVRQFLGEPERVYAHAHDSRGAGVDTALAGVLEYDDGATARIASGFDTPKHQRYRVEAANGWLEVDDAFDVPDGALELEYEIDGEHGVETFEPVDQYRLEVEHFARCVEAGNQPRTDGDEAVANMRVIDALYESTERGEPVSVE; via the coding sequence ATGGAACTCGGCGTGCTGTCGACGGCCGGAATCGCCCAGAAGGCACTGCTACCGGCGATCGACTCGAGCGAGCACCACGTTGGCGCCATCGCCTCCCGCAACGCCGGGCGGGCTGAATCGGTCGCCGAGGAGTACGGGGTCCCGCGGTCGTACGGCACCTACGACGACCTGCTCGCCGATTCGAACCTGGACGCGGTCTACGTCCCCCTGCCCAACGCGCTCCACGGCGAGTGGACGAAACGGGCCGCCGACGCGGGGCTCCACGTCCTGTGTGAGAAACCGCTCGCCGCCGACGCCAACGAAGCGCGCGAGGTCGTCGCCCACTGCGACGACCAGGGCGTCGTCCTGATGGAGGCGTTCATGTACCGCTACCACCCGCGAACCGAGCGGGCGATCGAACTCGCACGGGAGGCGCTCGAGGACGTGCGCTCGGTCACCGCGTCGTTCACCTTCTCCCTGCGCGGCGATCCCGACGACGTCCGGCTGAATCCGGACCTCGCCGGCGGGTCACTGATGGATGTCGGCTGTTACCCCGTCTCCGCCGTCCGGCAGTTCCTCGGGGAACCCGAGCGGGTTTACGCCCACGCTCACGACTCGCGAGGGGCGGGTGTCGACACTGCTCTCGCTGGCGTTCTCGAGTACGACGACGGGGCGACGGCACGAATTGCCTCCGGGTTCGACACGCCGAAACACCAGCGCTACCGCGTCGAGGCGGCAAACGGCTGGCTCGAGGTCGACGACGCCTTCGACGTGCCCGACGGCGCACTCGAACTCGAGTACGAAATCGACGGCGAGCACGGCGTCGAGACGTTCGAACCGGTCGATCAGTATCGGCTCGAGGTCGAGCACTTCGCCCGCTGTGTCGAGGCCGGGAATCAGCCGCGAACCGACGGCGACGAAGCGGTCGCGAACATGCGCGTGATCGACGCGCTGTACGAGAGTACCGAGCGTGGAGAGCCGGTGTCCGTGGAGTGA
- a CDS encoding DUF4013 domain-containing protein: MDDALAYPLRGDHAETSLIAAWLCVLVHVLVVPVLPLVALLGYVVSVLVLGSERDPPPFLERTVLRQALGAAGIAIAYGTVPLVIALSTVRLLTESGEVPSGGGTFAVLVGSTTVLLVLGIAAYLLPIALANYGRAGSIRAGFADIVSVAGHGAYFVGWASGITLLLVGLALSSALVSRGGVALVAGTLIGAYAVLVSSRRIGRGYAAGRR, encoded by the coding sequence ATGGACGACGCCCTCGCGTATCCGCTCCGGGGCGACCACGCCGAGACGTCCCTGATCGCCGCCTGGCTCTGCGTCCTCGTCCACGTGCTGGTCGTCCCCGTTCTCCCGCTCGTGGCGCTCCTCGGGTACGTCGTTTCGGTGCTCGTCCTCGGCTCCGAACGCGACCCGCCGCCGTTTCTCGAACGCACTGTTCTTCGCCAGGCGCTAGGCGCCGCCGGAATCGCGATCGCCTACGGGACGGTTCCCCTCGTCATCGCGCTTTCGACGGTTCGATTGCTCACTGAGTCAGGCGAAGTGCCAAGTGGTGGCGGCACGTTCGCCGTCCTCGTGGGTTCGACGACGGTCCTCCTCGTTCTCGGTATCGCCGCCTACCTCCTGCCGATCGCCCTCGCGAACTACGGACGGGCCGGATCGATCCGCGCCGGGTTCGCGGATATCGTCTCGGTCGCCGGTCACGGCGCGTACTTCGTCGGCTGGGCCTCGGGGATCACGCTCTTGCTCGTCGGACTCGCGCTCTCGAGCGCGCTGGTCTCCCGCGGCGGGGTCGCCCTCGTCGCCGGCACCCTGATCGGCGCCTACGCGGTGCTCGTCTCGAGCCGGCGGATCGGCCGCGGGTACGCCGCGGGTCGGCGGTAG